The Candidatus Cloacimonas sp. genomic interval TCTTTTTGCACATTGATGCAAAAGAAAATTATACTTTGGTTCCGGACCAGGACTCACATCTTAAAATATCACCCGAGACCGACTTATCTCAAATTATTTATGTTCAGTGTGGCCAGGTGGCTTATGTTAAAGAGAATTATGTTCAAGAGATCAGGCAAATGGCAAAAGTCCTAAATTGGGATTGGGAAAGTGATTCTTTTTATCTAATCAAAGCCAGCAAAGAAGAAATAAAAGCAGGCGAAAAGCCAAAGGGGATAAACGCTGATTGCTGGCTGGAATTTTAAAAACTTCTGCACTCCCACACTCCCGCGCTCCTGCACTTTAATACATAATATATTGTTGCACAAGCATAAACATAACTTTATCGCAAAGTTCATTTACTGCATCGAGTTCATTTTTGCCTTTAGCGATATCTGGGGTAACTGCCACACTTTTAATTCCAGTTAAATTTGTGTTGTAAACACTTTTTCCTGTGTGGGAGTCGATCAATTCAATATAGGCATCGGCGACGGCTGAATATTGTTTTAGCAAAGGCAGAAATTCACTATTGCGAGTTATGATGTTCACTTTAAAGGTATAATCACTCTCATTTTGGTTGGTTGAAACTTCCAAATCCAAGTCCTGCAGTTTTTTTAGCAAAATATTGCGATAGTCAGTCCCGGAAGTATTATTAAAACTATATTGCACAAATGCTTTAGGACGATGCACATTCAGTTTTAAAGTGGCAGGTAAAAATGGGAGATTGCCAAACATCGTTTTAACGATAGGATTTTCTATGCTCGTCAGCCAAAAATCCTTATCCGGTTTGGCTTCTATAAATTGAGGAGTGCTGAATGATGTTATGCGGTTTAGGATCAATTCTGCTTTTCCATTTTCATCCGTTAAGCCCTTAGCAACAATTTCGCCTTTACCACTCAAAAAATTGAAACATACTGGAAAATTATTTACCGGTATTTCTTTGCCTGCCTGTTGATAGTTAACGAAAACAGCAATGCTTTTTCTATCTCTTTGTTTGGCTATAAGATCAATTTCTTTTTTCGCATATTTTATTTGCACTGTTTCGGTTAAATGGTTCAGACGAAAGAAAAGTTCATTATAGAGATTAATCTGCTTATTCCGATAATTCGTGGTCAAATCCATATCGGTATAATCCACAATCAGTTCCAGTCCTTTTAAGAGAGCTGATATGCCGGAAGTTAAATTGGCTTGAGAGAGATCAAATTCGTTTAGTAAATTGAGTGCCTGAGCCACTGCTTGATCACATTGATTTTTGCGCCAGGCATAATATTCGCTTTTGGAAAGTCGGTAATAAGCCCAAAAGTCATTTTTGGTTTCATAAGTGCCTACCAGTTGTAGGTCTCTAATTTTATTATTACTGGAACTGCGGATGTTGCTGATTAATTCTGAAGAAGGAATTCCATTGGCTTCCGTTTCCGTTAAAGCAATGTCAGAATCAATCTGAACGCTGATTTGAGTGGATATCTCACGAATGGCATCATTTCTGGCTAATTCTTTATAGTTGGGCGCTTTCTTAGGAATTTTTACCACCGCGCTATAATAGCCATTGTCAAAGGGTTGTTGCAAAGTCCATTCTGGTTGTTTTTTGGCTACGCTGCAGGAGGAAAGTAACAATAGCAGAATATATAAACAGCGCTTCATTAGCTTAAATATCCGCAAAGCTTATTGGCTATGTCATTTCCGGTTTGTTTAAGCGCCTCTTTAACCATTTCATTTAGCGAAGGCGGAAAGGGTTCTGCTTTTTCCATCTGTTTTTTTATGTTGTTACTTAAGGCACGCTCATCTCCGGAAATTTTCCTTGCCCAGGTATCGCTCCAAGCATTTTTAATTTCCACGGTTTCTTGCTGTTTAATTTTTCCGGTTTCCACTTCTAAAAGGCAATAGGAAGTGGAAATGCTAACATTTGCCGTTTTAGTGAATTTACGATAGCGGCAAAAGACCTTTCCCTTAATTTCGCGTTCCTGAGTATTGCCATCTTCATCTGTATATTCTTCGGTGCGGATTACAACTTCGGTTTCGTCTTCACTGGTAACGCTAACGGTCCGTTCAGGAGTAGCATTTATTTGTAAAATGCGTCCGGTTAATATTTCATCGGCGCCTAAAATTTGTCCCAAGCGAAATGAACCTTCATTATTAGTTAAACCGGAAGCGGTAAGCTGTTGTTCTTTCATAACTGCTTCCAGTTGGGTTCTATCTATAATTTCCACGAACTCAGTGTTGGCGGAGGACAATAACAAAGAGACAATTTGATCGGTTAAAATATCACTGACGGCTCCATATATGCCAGAAGTATTGCTTTTATCTTCAAAAGTAGTTATGGCTATTCTTTTAAGGGCAAGTTTACGGCTTTGTTCATATCTTAAAGCGGCATCTTGATAGTTGGGAATAAGTTTCAGCGCTTCTTTAAATTCCAGTGCGGCTTTCTTTTGCGTATCTTTAGCATTGTTCATTTTGGCATATAAAATGCCTGTTTGATAATGTGCCTCAGCGGCATTTTCTTGGCTTTGTTTTATTTCAGCGGCATAATCAGGAATGTCAATTACAACTTTATAACCAGTATAGGGATTTATTAAAGGAGGCAGCGATTGGATTTGCTCCGCCAGATTTTGCAGCGAAGTATATTCCAGGTAAATTTGTTCCCACTTATTTGTGTCGTTGCTTTGCATCAGTTTTTCAATCTTTCTCTGTTGCGCCAAACGATAATTTTGCCAGGACTGCACTAAAAGTTCTTGGGTTTTAGGATTATCCGTTTTTTTGCTTAATGCTCTCATTGCTTCCTGAGTGGCAATTTCATAATTTCCCTTATCATAATTCTTTTGTGCTTTTTTAGCTAACCGCGCATTGGAAGAGCAAGCGCTGATTATCAATAAACAACAAAGAAGAACGGGAAAAAGCCATTTTTTCATTAAAACTCCCCAATTCATCGTTTATAATATCCAAAAAGCTACTATGTATGCAGAAGGGTTTATGTCAAGCGGATTTTAAGCGTTGTTGCGATAGAAATATGATAGTTATGTAATTTGGGCTTGATAGACCTAAAATGGATTTAGCCCAGAATAAAGGATCCGTTTTTATTTTTTCTGCAATCGCCCACAGCCCTTTGCGCCTTATAACTTGTTTAGTTATTTATCGTTATGCAGGCGCAATGGACTCTGGACTTAAAAGTATTTTTCAGTTATATTATCATTGGCAGATCATTTCACGATAGCCACTTTACGAGTATAGATATTAGACCCAACTTGTAACCTGATGAAATAGATGCCATTGCTTAAACACCTATTGTTATAATCAGTTGCATTCCAAATATAGGAATAAGTGCCTTTATCATAATATCCGTTTATCGGTTCACAAACCTTTTGTCCCCGGTTATTATAGACAGTGGCTTTAACGGTAGCTGGTTCCAAAACTCCAAAACGAATAGTGGTTTCGGGATTGAAAGGATTGGGATAAATACTGTTTATTCCTTCCACAATAGGAACTTCCATTCCACCAATACCTGGCTGGTAATTTAATTCCCTTGGTCCGTAATAAGTGCTGCTGGCATTTAACTCCATACATTCCAGCCAATAATAATAAGTTCCGGCAGATTCAATTTCTTTATCTGTATAAACATAATATTTGGGCTCGGAAGTATTGGTTGCAGGAATAAAAACTCCCAAATCCGTGGCTAAAGCAAAGTCAGCTGAAGTTCCCCGATAAAGACGAAAACCCGATAGTTCCGTTTCACTTTGCGTTACCCACATAATTTGCACATAATTGTTGGAAGTAACATTTACAATAAAGGATGAAAGCTCCACGGGCAGAGTTTGATTTGGATTAGAAAGAGTAAAATCAAAATAAACGATGCCACTCATATCGGGACTTTGCAAGCCATCTGCAACTATATATTTCGTATCTCCTGACCCCTGAACAGGGTATTCACCTTTCAAATACCAACCCTTAGTAGCATTATTTCTCAACCACAATCTTAAGTTACTGGAGTTTGTTAAAGAAGACGGAAAATACATAGTTGCCTGAAATACATCAGTTACAAAACCGGAAGTGTACCAGGTGACAGCTAAACTGTGGTTACTCCCTACAGTATTAATATCCTCAGTAAACCTGATGTTCATTGAATAAAATATTGCATTATCTGATTTAATATCGGCATTTTTGAATTTATATATTATCTTATGGGAATTCATATTCAAACCACCGTGATCAAAAGCTAAATTCGTAACTATAACATCATTTGGCAAGTTAACCGTAGAATTATCATTGGCAAGATTAATTCTTAAAGTATTCACTTCAGAGGGTAAACTTGCTATACTTTGTGAAGTTACAGAGACAATAGAATTTGAACCCGTTTGTGAAGGGGAACCACTTCCATTGTAAATGAATTGCGGAGTTCCACTTCCTGGAGCATAAGAATTAATAGTTAAATTACAACTACCAAGTTGTATCCAACCATTGTCAAAATGTAAATTACTACAGCTCTCATTATCCGTTAGAGTTACTATATGCCCGGCTTCTATATAAACTTTAGTTGCACTGGAAGTTGGTTTTGCTGTTGCATCATTCCAGTAAGTTCCATCCCTTGAGGACTTCCAGGTTGTAGTTCCTGTCCATCTACCGCTAACCCATTTATTAACTGTTACCCAATTTCCACTTGCGATACTGGCAAAATAGTCCTCTGGTTTTGTAGCAGTAGGCATTTCATCTAAAGCAGCAGTGGAAACTGATTCACCACTTACAGAATAGAGCCGCACAAAATATCTGGTGCTGGAGGTTAAATTTGTTACAGTAACTGAGTTCCCTCCAGGTTCAGTAATATTAGGGTTATTGTAAATGCAATAGAATCCCGATGATCCAAGTTGAGTCCCTTTACTATTCCAATTATTACTGGCTGTGTATTCAGTTGATGTAGGGTCAGCCGGTTCTGCATTAGTATCTTGTTTCATAAAAGCTAAAAAAGATACATTATCTTGTCCAGTCCAAGTAAGCGTAAACGCGCTACTTCCAACATCCGAAAATGTTAAATTAGCGGGAGGAGTATTAGGTAAAGTTTGTTTTGTAGCAGAAGCAGGGGACGGCATATAGATATAGGTATTGGTTACATCACTGTAATTATATTCCATCACTTCCACAGTGTAAGTTGTATTTTGAGATAGCCCGGTAACAGTTACGCTGTTTCCAGTGCCTTTATAAATGCAGTAATATCCGGTTGAACCAATTTGAGAACCAGGATCCTGCCAATTAGTACTGGCTGTATAAAAAACACCATTGGCAGCGTCAACTGGAGTATTTTCAACTTCACCTACTTTTTGTTTCATAAACATTATGCGTTGGGCAGCGCTTCCAGCTGTGCAACTTACCGTAAATCTATTTGGTCCAACATCCGAAAAAGTAACACCTGAAGCTTGAGTATTGGGGCTACGCAAAGTGATGTTCACATCATCAATATGGATATCTGCATTTCCACTTTCCAGATAGAATCTGATATAGACATTAGTGTAAGTAGTGTTGTGAACATCGACAGAGTAAAACTTAAAACTGCTGGTAAGGGGATTGGAAGTACCATTAGAATATGTTGTTATATCATTCCAATTGGATTCAAGCGAAGGATCGGTACTATATTGAATTTTAAAAGAATATGAATGCCCGGTATTTTCCAAAGCAAAGAAAGTGATTAATCCAGGTGTATTAACTTTCCTGGTATAAGCATAGTCGTTAGCGGAATCAAGCTCAAGAGAATAACCCCCGGAATAGGCAGGAGAATTTCTGGTAGCACCAGAAAATGTCCAACCGCTGGGGGGCCAGGTTCCATCAAAATTTTCGCTTACAATTACATATTCCAGATATTGAGTACCACCAGCGGAAGCAGAACCACCTTTATAAAAAGTTTCAGTAAAGATAATATTATCCGTTGAGATAGCAGAAACGAATAGAGTATGGTTTGGAATTAATGTCTGCCCAATATCAGCCGTAATCCAGAAATAGTGATTTCCATTACCTAAAGTTTTATTTAAACCAGAAAAAGTATGTGAACCATTTCCTAAACTCGAAGTTAATGTTGAAATGTTTGTTGCACTGGTAAAGGTGTTAGCAGTATTATACCAAAGCTGTAGTTTAGTTAGTTCATCGGCAGTATAAGTACCATTGGTAGTAAAAGCTACACTTGATAAAGTCCCTCCTCCTCCAGTCATTTTAATTTGGAAAGTGAAGAGGCGTTTTTTAGTTAATCCTGCATTAGCAACTGCTTCTCCAATTTGTGCGGGAGAGGATAATTCAGCGTTTTGTGCATATCCTAAGACGGAAACGAGAAATAGTATAAATATAAAAAGTGTCTTTTTCATTTTTAGCTCCTTATCTGCTTATTCAAATGGAAAAGCTGTTAAGCAATAAGCAGTAATAATATTTTATCTATGCTCTAATAAGATAATCGATATTAAATATAAAGCAAATTCTTTTTTGCGTTTTGAGCAAATTATTTTGCGGACTATGAAGTAACACATAGGCAGATATGAAGATAGGAGATAAAAAATATTTTGCATTTATGCGCTACACTCCAAAGTTTAGTTTTGGCTTTAGCTCTAATGCTCTTAGATAAAAAAATAAATTGGGAAGTTACAATCTCATTTTAGTTTAGGAGAGAATGCCACAAGCAACATAACGCTATGCAGGAGATAATAAACTCGTAACCTTCCCGTATCGTGATATGGGATGGTTACGGGAAACTTACGAGTTGGTTAAACGGAACGAGTAAGCAACAAAAAACCCGGCAGAAAACCGGGCTTAAGTAAAAATATGGGATGGGTTAATGTTTTATTTATTTTTCGGCAGTCACTTTGAAGAAGCGTTTAGAGCCGAGTTCAGACAAATTCAGAATCAGTTGTCGGTTGGATGCAGGCACGGTTTGCAAGAGAACAAAAGTTCCATAAGGGTCGTCACTGGCGTAAATTTTATAATTGGTAATGGTGATGGGAGTTTGAGATACAGATAGGGTAACGGCATCCCAGCTAAGGAGATAGCTGTTCTCAACGGACTGTAAGATTACATTTTGGGGAGCAAGAGGCGTTTCGTCAATTACATAAAGAGAGAAAACATCGCTGCTGTCAATGAGAGAACCGGAAAGCATAATTAACCGGATAGCGTAGTGACCCCAGGTTTCAAAAACGGTATGCAAATCCCATTCGCTGCAAACAGGCAAACCGTTAACAAGCCAGATAGCGTTACTTTCGGTTGTGTTATGTCCGAGGGAAGTATTGATAAAATCCAAGGGCTGTCCGCTATGGACAGGATTTTCCGGAGTAGAAAAACAAGCGCTATGTGAATAATGGTAACAACCAATGTCGGCAATGCTGCCATCTGGGTCTGGATCTGTTTCCGGACTGCCAGCATCAATACAAGGACTGGTGTAAAGCAAATGAAAGTCACGCTCTATGGCATTGGCAAAATGGGGATTAGCATTGATGTTACCTATTCCGGGATAGACCATAGTGCCATAGTTGACATCATTGTAAACGGCATTTACAGTTCCTTCTTGGCAAACGAAAGGAGCGCTGATGGGGGCATTGCTCCAAGCGATATTATTGCTAAAGTTTAGCTGAGCGGAATTAACCAGGGCGATATTTGGGTAGCCATAAATGGTATTATTTTGGTAAGTAAAAGCGGGAATAGCGTTAATGGATAATGCCAAATAATTCAGCAGGTCTGGAGGGGGAATTTGAAGATCATCCACTACAAAAAGATTGCGCTTTAGATAGGTAAAAACCGAGCTGAAATTTTGCAGTCCGATTTGGCAATTCAAAATCAGAGAATTCTGCATATCCAAATTTCCTCCGCCATTAACCTGGATGCCTATTGCGGCATTTTCGATTTTAGCGTCTCTTAAAATAGAATTTGCATTGCCGTTAATTAAAATCCCAATGCCATAATGCGATATTTCCACATTACTAATGTTGGCAGAGGTATTGCCTGTTAGAGTGATTCCCGTTCCGTTGATTAAGGAAGTATTGTCTATGGGCGCTATCTGGACAGAATGGATGATAGGATTGCAATTCTGAACTGAAATCGGATTTAGAGCATTCAGGATTGCACAATTGGCAATATTGCTTTCCGTTCCCATACCCGTGGTTCTGGAAATTGTTAAGCCACTCCAAAGCAAATCTGCAAAACCAGGCATAAAAGTGACATTTTGAGCGGAAATGGAACCATAAACATTGATCGGTTCATCATTCCAGATTTTAACCACCACTCCTGGCTCGATGGTGATATGTTGAGTGGAAGCTATCATTATTGGTTCCACAAGATGATAGGGAGAATTTGCTGAAGTCCAGTTGGCAGGTATATTATCTTTATCTACGATGAACCCGTCGGAGATATTTAACGAAACATTTATGAAGACAGAATCGCTGCTTTGGCAGATGCCGTCAAACACATTGAAAATAATTGTTTCGGTTCCAAACCAATTATGAGTTGCACTGAGGTTAACCTGCGAGCCATCAATAGTTGCCATAACATTATTAGCTCCGCTACAGGTAATAATTAAGGGGTCATTATCCGCATCGCTTACATAAGTGGTAAAATCCATTGTTAATGTTGCATTGACGGCAAAAGAAAAGCTCGCTGGCAAATTAATGACAGGGGGATGATTAACAGGCAAAACAGTCAAATGAACATTAAGTATAGTAAGCGGATTAGTGGGATCATTGGAATTGATGCTTAACTGGGCATCGAACGATCCAGCAGATATTGCTTGCGCTGAAAAAATAACATTTATTGTGGCAGTTCCGTTTACGGGAATTTCTCCTTGGCTTGGTTCAATGGAAAGCCAGGAGATGGTAGGACGGGTTTGGTTTAAGATAAATTGGTCATTACGGTTACCCGTTTCGAGATTGATGCTAAAAGATAAAGGTAATCCACCGGT includes:
- a CDS encoding T9SS type A sorting domain-containing protein — its product is MKKTLFIFILFLVSVLGYAQNAELSSPAQIGEAVANAGLTKKRLFTFQIKMTGGGGTLSSVAFTTNGTYTADELTKLQLWYNTANTFTSATNISTLTSSLGNGSHTFSGLNKTLGNGNHYFWITADIGQTLIPNHTLFVSAISTDNIIFTETFYKGGSASAGGTQYLEYVIVSENFDGTWPPSGWTFSGATRNSPAYSGGYSLELDSANDYAYTRKVNTPGLITFFALENTGHSYSFKIQYSTDPSLESNWNDITTYSNGTSNPLTSSFKFYSVDVHNTTYTNVYIRFYLESGNADIHIDDVNITLRSPNTQASGVTFSDVGPNRFTVSCTAGSAAQRIMFMKQKVGEVENTPVDAANGVFYTASTNWQDPGSQIGSTGYYCIYKGTGNSVTVTGLSQNTTYTVEVMEYNYSDVTNTYIYMPSPASATKQTLPNTPPANLTFSDVGSSAFTLTWTGQDNVSFLAFMKQDTNAEPADPTSTEYTASNNWNSKGTQLGSSGFYCIYNNPNITEPGGNSVTVTNLTSSTRYFVRLYSVSGESVSTAALDEMPTATKPEDYFASIASGNWVTVNKWVSGRWTGTTTWKSSRDGTYWNDATAKPTSSATKVYIEAGHIVTLTDNESCSNLHFDNGWIQLGSCNLTINSYAPGSGTPQFIYNGSGSPSQTGSNSIVSVTSQSIASLPSEVNTLRINLANDNSTVNLPNDVIVTNLAFDHGGLNMNSHKIIYKFKNADIKSDNAIFYSMNIRFTEDINTVGSNHSLAVTWYTSGFVTDVFQATMYFPSSLTNSSNLRLWLRNNATKGWYLKGEYPVQGSGDTKYIVADGLQSPDMSGIVYFDFTLSNPNQTLPVELSSFIVNVTSNNYVQIMWVTQSETELSGFRLYRGTSADFALATDLGVFIPATNTSEPKYYVYTDKEIESAGTYYYWLECMELNASSTYYGPRELNYQPGIGGMEVPIVEGINSIYPNPFNPETTIRFGVLEPATVKATVYNNRGQKVCEPINGYYDKGTYSYIWNATDYNNRCLSNGIYFIRLQVGSNIYTRKVAIVK
- a CDS encoding LPP20 family lipoprotein; protein product: MKRCLYILLLLLSSCSVAKKQPEWTLQQPFDNGYYSAVVKIPKKAPNYKELARNDAIREISTQISVQIDSDIALTETEANGIPSSELISNIRSSSNNKIRDLQLVGTYETKNDFWAYYRLSKSEYYAWRKNQCDQAVAQALNLLNEFDLSQANLTSGISALLKGLELIVDYTDMDLTTNYRNKQINLYNELFFRLNHLTETVQIKYAKKEIDLIAKQRDRKSIAVFVNYQQAGKEIPVNNFPVCFNFLSGKGEIVAKGLTDENGKAELILNRITSFSTPQFIEAKPDKDFWLTSIENPIVKTMFGNLPFLPATLKLNVHRPKAFVQYSFNNTSGTDYRNILLKKLQDLDLEVSTNQNESDYTFKVNIITRNSEFLPLLKQYSAVADAYIELIDSHTGKSVYNTNLTGIKSVAVTPDIAKGKNELDAVNELCDKVMFMLVQQYIMY
- a CDS encoding CsgG/HfaB family protein, producing the protein MKKWLFPVLLCCLLIISACSSNARLAKKAQKNYDKGNYEIATQEAMRALSKKTDNPKTQELLVQSWQNYRLAQQRKIEKLMQSNDTNKWEQIYLEYTSLQNLAEQIQSLPPLINPYTGYKVVIDIPDYAAEIKQSQENAAEAHYQTGILYAKMNNAKDTQKKAALEFKEALKLIPNYQDAALRYEQSRKLALKRIAITTFEDKSNTSGIYGAVSDILTDQIVSLLLSSANTEFVEIIDRTQLEAVMKEQQLTASGLTNNEGSFRLGQILGADEILTGRILQINATPERTVSVTSEDETEVVIRTEEYTDEDGNTQEREIKGKVFCRYRKFTKTANVSISTSYCLLEVETGKIKQQETVEIKNAWSDTWARKISGDERALSNNIKKQMEKAEPFPPSLNEMVKEALKQTGNDIANKLCGYLS
- a CDS encoding Ig-like domain-containing protein, producing SESTRNNSLNAEKSALNRNTFDITIVAGATQNYALIFSSPSAGSFDGAVTISSNATNNPLVNIQVSGSAYVPPEIAVNINELTATIYAQTDSTKTFTISNTGGLPLSFSINLETGNRNDQFILNQTRPTISWLSIEPSQGEIPVNGTATINVIFSAQAISAGSFDAQLSINSNDPTNPLTILNVHLTVLPVNHPPVINLPASFSFAVNATLTMDFTTYVSDADNDPLIITCSGANNVMATIDGSQVNLSATHNWFGTETIIFNVFDGICQSSDSVFINVSLNISDGFIVDKDNIPANWTSANSPYHLVEPIMIASTQHITIEPGVVVKIWNDEPINVYGSISAQNVTFMPGFADLLWSGLTISRTTGMGTESNIANCAILNALNPISVQNCNPIIHSVQIAPIDNTSLINGTGITLTGNTSANISNVEISHYGIGILINGNANSILRDAKIENAAIGIQVNGGGNLDMQNSLILNCQIGLQNFSSVFTYLKRNLFVVDDLQIPPPDLLNYLALSINAIPAFTYQNNTIYGYPNIALVNSAQLNFSNNIAWSNAPISAPFVCQEGTVNAVYNDVNYGTMVYPGIGNINANPHFANAIERDFHLLYTSPCIDAGSPETDPDPDGSIADIGCYHYSHSACFSTPENPVHSGQPLDFINTSLGHNTTESNAIWLVNGLPVCSEWDLHTVFETWGHYAIRLIMLSGSLIDSSDVFSLYVIDETPLAPQNVILQSVENSYLLSWDAVTLSVSQTPITITNYKIYASDDPYGTFVLLQTVPASNRQLILNLSELGSKRFFKVTAEK